A region from the Triticum aestivum cultivar Chinese Spring chromosome 3D, IWGSC CS RefSeq v2.1, whole genome shotgun sequence genome encodes:
- the LOC123078920 gene encoding basic endochitinase A → MRGVAVVAMLVAAFAVSAHAEQCGSQAGGATCPNCLCCSKFGFCGSGSDYCGDGCQSQCNGCGTPVPVPTPTGGGVSSIISQSLFDQMLLHRNDAACQAKGFYNYGAFVAAANSFPGFATTGGADFRKREVAAFLAQTSHETTGGWPTAPDGPYSWGYCFNQERGATSDYCTPSSQWPCAPGKKYFGRGPIQISHNYNYGPAGRAIGTDLLNNPDLVATDATVSFKTALWFWMTPQSPKPSSHDVITGRWSPSGADQAAGRVPGYGVITNIINGGLECGRGQDARVADRIGFYKRYCDLLGVSYGNNLDCYNQRPFA, encoded by the coding sequence ATGAGAGGAGTTGCGGTGGTGGCCATGCTGGTCGCGGCCTTCGCCGTGTCTGCACACGCGGAGCAGTGCGGCTCGCAGGCCGGCGGGGCGACGTGCCCCAACTGCCTCTGCTGCAGCAAGTTCGGCTTCTGCGGCTCCGGCTCCGACTACTGCGGCGACGGCTGCCAAAGCCAGTGCAACGGCTGCGGCACCCCGGTACCGGTACCGACCCCCACCGGCGGCGGCGTGTCCTCCATTATCTCGCAGTCGCTCTTCGACCAGATGCTGCTGCACCGCAACGATGCGGCGTGCCAGGCCAAGGGGTTCTACAACTACGGCGCCTTTGTCGCCGCCGCCAACTCGTTCCCGGGCTTCGCGACCACGGGTGGCGCCGACTTCAGGAAGCGCGAGGTGGCCGCGTTCCTCGCTCAGACCTCCCACGAGACCACCGGCGGGTGGCCGACAGCGCCCGACGGCCCCTACTCGTGGGGCTACTGTTTCAACCAGGAGCGTGGCGCCACCTCCGACTACTGCACGCCGAGCTCGCAGTGGCCATGCGCGCCGGGCAAGAAGTACTTCGGGCGCGGGCCCATCCAGATCTCACACAACTACAACTACGGGCCAGCGGGGCGGGCCATCGGCACCGACTTGCTAAACAACCCGGACCTTGTGGCGACGGACGCGACCGTGTCGTTTAAGACGGCGCTGTGGTTCTGGATGACGCCACAGTCACCCAAACCTTCGAGCCACGACGTGATCACGGGCCGGTGGAGCCCCTCGGGCGCCGATCAGGCGGCGGGGAGGGTGCCTGGGTACGGCGTGATCACTAACATCATCAACGGTGGCCTCGAGTGCGGGCGCGGGCAGGACGCCCGTGTCGCCGACCGGATCGGGTTCTACAAGCGCTACTGCGACCTTCTCGGCGTCAGCTATGGCAACAACCTGGACTGCTATAACCAGAGGCCGTTCGCATAG
- the LOC123078921 gene encoding uncharacterized protein, protein MDAQAAVTRDAVGLDDPLVALTLGSIYAAAPTPPPKPRRPSPPTPPPSQPASATRRRLNDSAPVQRRRPRNEPPSDDDAAAADGAPPPFPWATERPARHDTLDSLLRRGVTSVEGEARCKRCSRTVTVAYELAPKFREVREFVVANRHAFDDRAPDAWMYPVLPDCAACGEKRCVWPWIADDKGEINWLFLLLGQMLGCCTLEQLKYFCKNTGRHRTGAKNRVLYYAFLEMCRQLEPRGPFDDTVADGNGFLHS, encoded by the coding sequence ATGGACGCGCAGGCCGCCGTGACCCGTGACGCCGTCGGCCTCGACGACCCGCTCGTCGCCCTCACCCTCGGATCCATctacgccgccgccccgaccccgccgcccaagccgcggcgcccctctcctccgacccctccgccttcccagccggcgtccgccacccgccgccgcctcaACGACTCCGCCCCcgtccagcgccgccgcccgagaAACGAGCCGCCGTccgacgacgacgccgccgccgcggacGGGGCGCCGCCGCCGTTCCCGTGGGCCACGGAGCGGCCCGCGCGGCACGACACCCTGGACAGCCTGCTGCGCCGGGGCGTCACGTCCGTCGAGGGCGAGGCCCGGTGCAAGCGCTGCAGCCGCACGGTCACCGTGGCGTACGAGCTGGCGCCCAAGTTCCGGGAGGTGCGCGAGTTCGTCGTCGCCAACCGGCACGCGTTCGACGACCGCGCCCCGGACGCGTGGATGTACCCGGTGCTGCCCGACTGCGCGGCGTGCGGGGAGAAGCGCTGCGTGTGGCCGTGGATCGCCGACGACAAGGGCGAGATCAACTGGCTGTTCCTCCTGCTGGGCCAGATGCTGGGCTGCTGCACGCTGGAGCAGCTCAAGTACTTCTGCAAGAACACCGGCCGCCACCGGACAGGCGCCAAGAACCGGGTCCTCTACTACGCCTTCCTGGAGATGTGCAGGCAGCTCGAGCCGCGCGGGCCGTTCGATGACACCGTCGCCGACGGCAACGGGTTCCTGCACTCCTGA